A single genomic interval of Vibrio gallicus harbors:
- the serS gene encoding serine--tRNA ligase codes for MLDSKLFRTELDETAAKLARRGFILDVDTIRQLEEQRKSIQVEVENLQSTRNSISKQIGQKMAAGDKAGAEEIKKQIGTLGADLDAKKIELVQVQSKLEDITLSVPNLPDAEVPDGKNEDDNVEVSRWGTPKQYDFEVKDHVDLGELAGGLDFASATKITGARFIVMKGQFARLHRAIAQFMLDLHTDKHGYTEMYVPYLVNADSLYGTGQLPKFGEDLFHTEPLTEKVNDEEPRKLSLIPTAEVPVTNMVRDTITEEADLPLKMTAHTPCFRSEAGSYGRDTRGLIRMHQFDKVELVQITKPEDSMNALEELTGHAEKVLQLLELPYRKVVLCTGDMGFGARKTYDLEVWVPAQETYREISSCSNMWDFQARRMQARFRRKGEKKPELAHTLNGSGLAVGRTMVAILENNQLADGRVEIPTVLQPYMGGLTHLG; via the coding sequence ATGCTAGATTCTAAATTATTTCGTACAGAGCTGGACGAAACAGCAGCAAAACTAGCGCGTCGCGGATTTATCCTAGACGTTGATACCATTCGTCAACTTGAAGAACAACGTAAATCCATTCAGGTTGAAGTTGAAAACTTGCAATCCACGCGTAACTCCATCTCCAAGCAAATCGGCCAAAAAATGGCAGCTGGTGATAAAGCGGGTGCGGAAGAGATCAAGAAACAGATTGGCACTCTAGGTGCAGATCTGGATGCGAAGAAAATTGAGCTTGTTCAAGTTCAATCTAAGCTTGAAGACATTACCCTGTCTGTTCCAAACCTACCTGATGCAGAAGTACCAGATGGTAAAAACGAAGACGATAACGTTGAAGTATCTCGTTGGGGTACTCCGAAGCAGTATGACTTTGAGGTAAAAGACCACGTTGATCTTGGTGAGCTAGCGGGCGGACTTGATTTTGCTTCAGCAACTAAGATTACTGGTGCGCGTTTTATCGTGATGAAGGGGCAGTTTGCTCGACTTCACCGCGCTATTGCCCAGTTTATGTTGGATCTGCACACCGATAAGCATGGCTATACAGAAATGTATGTCCCTTACCTTGTGAATGCAGATAGCCTATATGGTACAGGTCAGCTTCCAAAATTTGGTGAAGACCTATTCCATACTGAGCCTCTAACTGAAAAAGTAAATGACGAAGAGCCTCGTAAACTATCACTGATCCCAACTGCAGAAGTGCCTGTGACCAATATGGTTCGTGACACTATTACAGAAGAAGCTGATCTGCCGCTTAAAATGACGGCGCATACACCTTGTTTCCGCTCTGAAGCGGGTTCATATGGTCGTGATACTCGTGGTCTTATTCGTATGCACCAATTTGATAAGGTTGAATTGGTACAAATCACAAAACCAGAAGACTCAATGAATGCACTGGAAGAGCTTACCGGTCATGCCGAAAAGGTATTACAGCTATTAGAGCTTCCATATCGTAAGGTTGTGTTATGTACTGGTGATATGGGCTTTGGGGCTCGTAAAACCTATGACTTAGAAGTTTGGGTTCCAGCGCAAGAAACCTACCGTGAGATCTCTTCTTGCTCAAACATGTGGGACTTCCAAGCTCGTCGTATGCAAGCTCGTTTCCGTCGTAAAGGTGAGAAGAAACCAGAGTTGGCACACACGCTAAATGGTTCTGGTCTAGCTGTAGGTCGTACCATGGTTGCTATCTTGGAAAACAACCAATTGGCCGATGGCCGCGTTGAAATCCCAACTGTACTTCAGCCTTATATGGGCGGTTTAACTCACCTAGGTTAA
- the htpX gene encoding protease HtpX, whose product MKRVALFLLTNLAVIAVLSVVLNLVYAFTGIQSGSLSGLLVLAAVFGFGGSFISLLMSKGMALRSVGGQVIESPRNKTEHWLIETVSRQANQAGIGMPTVAIYDSPDINAFATGAKRDDSLVAVSSGLINSMTQDEAEAVLAHEISHIANGDMITMTLMQGVVNTFVIFISRFIANIVANNGDEEGEGGSNMMVYFGVSMVLELVFGFLASFITMWYSRKREFHADAGAAHLVGKHKMIAALERLKTSHEPQLEGSMMAFGINGKRTMTELLMSHPPLDKRIEALRNTQSF is encoded by the coding sequence ATGAAGCGCGTAGCGTTATTTTTACTGACTAACTTAGCTGTAATCGCGGTGTTGAGTGTGGTACTCAACCTCGTTTATGCCTTTACTGGAATTCAATCAGGCAGCCTGTCAGGCCTATTGGTGTTGGCAGCAGTGTTTGGTTTTGGTGGTTCCTTTATTTCGCTATTGATGTCAAAAGGCATGGCCCTGCGTTCTGTTGGTGGGCAGGTTATTGAAAGTCCACGTAATAAAACAGAACATTGGCTGATAGAAACGGTTTCTCGTCAAGCTAATCAGGCAGGCATTGGTATGCCAACTGTAGCCATTTATGACTCGCCAGACATCAACGCATTTGCAACGGGTGCTAAACGCGATGATTCTCTGGTTGCGGTTTCTAGCGGTCTAATTAACAGCATGACTCAAGATGAAGCTGAGGCGGTACTTGCCCATGAAATCAGCCATATAGCTAATGGTGACATGATTACCATGACGCTGATGCAAGGTGTTGTGAATACCTTTGTTATCTTCATCTCTCGCTTTATTGCCAATATTGTGGCCAATAATGGCGATGAAGAGGGCGAGGGTGGTTCGAATATGATGGTGTACTTTGGGGTGTCTATGGTGCTTGAATTGGTATTTGGTTTCTTAGCCAGCTTCATCACTATGTGGTACAGCCGTAAGCGTGAATTTCATGCCGATGCGGGCGCAGCGCACTTGGTGGGCAAGCATAAGATGATCGCAGCATTAGAGCGTTTAAAAACCAGTCACGAACCACAACTTGAAGGCTCAATGATGGCGTTTGGCATCAATGGCAAGCGTACCATGACTGAATTATTGATGTCGCATCCACCTCTGGATAAGCGCATCGAAGCGTTGAGAAATACGCAAAGTTTTTAA
- the bioD gene encoding dethiobiotin synthase, translated as MNQTIFIAGTDTDVGKTVVSRALLQAFNGRGISTIGYKPVAAGAEPTEQGLRNSDALYLQQAASTKLDYKQVNPVVLTAPASPHIAAKLDATVIDCEVLSKQLAHHQQAADLVLVEGAGGWYVPISDEDFLSSWVVTEKLPVVLVVGVKLGCLNHAMLTAQAIKNDGLQLIGWVANRVNPFEEHYREIITFLEQNIDAPKIAEIPYVAGALKKDLSQYIDLDTII; from the coding sequence ATGAATCAAACAATTTTTATTGCCGGTACCGATACAGATGTAGGGAAAACGGTCGTATCAAGAGCGCTGCTCCAAGCGTTCAATGGGCGCGGAATATCAACCATCGGCTATAAACCTGTTGCGGCAGGAGCTGAGCCTACCGAACAAGGTCTGCGCAATAGCGATGCACTTTATCTCCAGCAAGCGGCAAGTACCAAACTCGATTATAAGCAGGTTAATCCTGTTGTGTTAACCGCTCCTGCATCGCCACATATAGCGGCAAAACTCGACGCCACAGTGATTGATTGCGAGGTATTAAGCAAGCAATTAGCGCATCATCAACAGGCTGCAGACTTGGTTTTAGTTGAAGGTGCGGGTGGATGGTATGTGCCTATCTCAGATGAAGACTTTCTGTCGTCTTGGGTAGTGACAGAGAAACTGCCAGTGGTGTTAGTGGTTGGTGTTAAGCTGGGTTGCTTGAATCACGCAATGTTAACTGCGCAAGCGATAAAAAATGATGGCCTACAACTCATTGGCTGGGTGGCTAACCGAGTAAACCCTTTTGAAGAGCATTATCGAGAGATTATTACCTTTCTAGAACAAAATATTGATGCCCCAAAGATAGCCGAAATCCCGTATGTAGCCGGGGCCTTGAAAAAGGACCTGAGCCAATATATTGATTTAGACACTATTATCTAA
- the bioC gene encoding malonyl-ACP O-methyltransferase BioC: MQHPSKLNIAQAFGKAASQYDKHAQFQRDVVERLMDVLPNDLKGIKALDVGCGTGYFAQRLLERGAKVTCLDISSAMLEQAKLRLDSKAHYQLGDAQSIPFSDNSFDLVVSSLALQWCDTLNAPLHEMQRVCATGGKVVFSTLAEGSLIELKQAWYAVNKQRHINTFLTKKQIKIALAQSGASRYRVDFPVVTLWYPTALQLMRDLKGIGANQVSGRSPGLTKPRVLQQVDAHYQAMHQQGQQIPATYQVCLGIIYQ; encoded by the coding sequence ATGCAACACCCGAGCAAGTTGAATATTGCTCAAGCTTTTGGAAAAGCCGCTTCTCAATATGACAAACATGCCCAGTTTCAGCGAGATGTGGTAGAGCGGCTTATGGATGTACTGCCAAATGATCTTAAGGGTATTAAGGCGCTCGATGTGGGATGCGGCACAGGGTACTTTGCACAAAGGTTGCTTGAGCGAGGCGCCAAAGTAACCTGTTTAGATATTTCTTCGGCTATGCTTGAGCAAGCCAAATTGCGTCTAGACAGTAAGGCCCACTATCAGCTAGGAGATGCGCAAAGTATTCCATTTTCAGATAACAGCTTTGATTTAGTGGTGTCGAGTTTGGCGTTGCAGTGGTGTGATACCTTAAATGCCCCTCTACATGAGATGCAACGCGTCTGCGCGACAGGCGGGAAAGTGGTATTTTCAACCTTGGCCGAAGGGAGCCTTATCGAACTTAAACAAGCGTGGTATGCGGTTAATAAACAACGACATATAAACACTTTTCTTACCAAAAAGCAGATAAAAATTGCGCTTGCTCAATCGGGAGCATCACGCTATCGCGTAGACTTTCCCGTAGTGACGCTATGGTATCCCACTGCTTTGCAGTTAATGCGAGATCTTAAGGGAATTGGTGCAAACCAAGTCTCAGGTAGAAGTCCAGGACTGACGAAACCTAGGGTTTTGCAACAGGTTGATGCTCACTATCAAGCTATGCATCAACAGGGACAACAAATACCGGCGACGTATCAAGTATGTTTAGGGATTATTTATCAATGA
- the bioA gene encoding adenosylmethionine--8-amino-7-oxononanoate transaminase, with translation MDLSFDKQHLWHPYTSTLSPLTCYGVKSASGVHITLQDDTQLIDGMSSWWAAIHGYSNPQLNQAAHQQIDSMSHIMFGGLTHQPAIDLGKKLLELVPDNLQHIFLADSGSVAVEVSLKMALQYWHSLGEPRSKFLTLKHGYHGDTFAAMSVTDPDNSMHSLYKGFLPEHIFVESPTIGFFDTWHDDDIKPFQSALQRHHQQIAAVILEPIVQGAGGMKLYHPNYLKAVRALCDKYGVLLIADEIATGFGRTGKMFALQHADIEPDILCVGKALTGGYMTLSATLTSKSVADTVCAGEAKCFMHGPTFMGNPLACSVANASLSILQTGQWQEQVASIERHFAKALPKLRQHAMVKDIRYLGAIGVVETHHTVNMEAIQAHFVKQGVWIRPFGRLIYMMPPYIIKHDELAQLIDAIDSALQKPECFNLQ, from the coding sequence ATGGATTTATCGTTTGATAAACAACACCTTTGGCACCCATACACCTCTACCTTGTCGCCACTTACTTGTTATGGGGTGAAGTCCGCATCTGGTGTCCATATTACGCTGCAAGACGATACACAGCTTATCGATGGGATGTCTTCATGGTGGGCCGCAATTCATGGCTACTCTAACCCACAGCTGAATCAAGCTGCACACCAGCAAATCGATAGCATGTCCCATATTATGTTTGGAGGTCTCACCCACCAGCCAGCCATTGACCTAGGTAAGAAGCTCCTTGAGCTTGTCCCTGATAATTTACAGCATATTTTTTTAGCCGATTCAGGCTCTGTAGCGGTCGAAGTAAGCCTCAAGATGGCATTGCAGTATTGGCACTCTTTAGGTGAGCCTCGCTCAAAGTTTCTTACCCTTAAACACGGTTATCACGGAGACACCTTTGCCGCCATGTCGGTTACCGACCCCGATAATTCCATGCATTCCCTATATAAAGGCTTTCTGCCTGAACACATTTTTGTAGAATCGCCTACGATTGGCTTTTTCGATACATGGCACGACGATGACATCAAGCCATTTCAAAGCGCACTACAGCGTCACCATCAGCAGATCGCGGCGGTTATTCTAGAGCCGATTGTGCAGGGCGCTGGAGGCATGAAACTGTATCATCCCAATTATTTAAAGGCGGTGCGTGCACTGTGTGACAAATATGGGGTGTTATTGATTGCCGATGAAATAGCAACAGGCTTTGGTCGAACTGGAAAGATGTTTGCGTTGCAACATGCTGACATTGAGCCCGATATACTGTGCGTGGGTAAAGCCCTAACCGGTGGCTATATGACGCTCTCGGCCACCCTTACCAGCAAATCCGTTGCGGATACGGTATGTGCAGGGGAAGCTAAATGTTTTATGCACGGTCCGACTTTTATGGGCAACCCTTTGGCTTGTTCTGTTGCTAACGCCAGTCTTAGTATTTTGCAAACAGGGCAATGGCAAGAACAGGTAGCCAGCATCGAGCGTCATTTTGCGAAGGCGCTACCTAAGCTGCGACAGCATGCCATGGTAAAGGACATACGCTATCTCGGCGCGATTGGGGTTGTTGAAACCCATCACACTGTAAATATGGAAGCTATCCAAGCACACTTTGTTAAACAAGGGGTATGGATTCGACCATTTGGCCGACTGATATACATGATGCCGCCTTATATCATCAAGCATGATGAACTGGCGCAGCTCATAGATGCAATAGATAGCGCACTGCAAAAACCGGAATGTTTCAATTTACAGTGA
- a CDS encoding nuclear transport factor 2 family protein translates to MNVETVADVYQKLNKDTLHSLTSIYHQDVVFEDAAHRLDGWDALALYFENLYQNVIECRFDIQSSHQSLDSGFIVWVMYLRHPKLKGGSEVAVNGISHLRFADGKIIHHRDYFDMGEMLYEHLPLLGSIIKGIKKRLGQ, encoded by the coding sequence ATGAATGTTGAAACCGTTGCCGATGTGTATCAAAAGCTCAACAAAGATACGCTACATAGCCTAACCAGTATCTATCACCAAGATGTGGTGTTTGAAGATGCTGCGCACCGATTAGATGGCTGGGATGCCCTTGCACTGTACTTTGAAAATCTATACCAGAACGTTATTGAATGCCGTTTTGATATTCAAAGCTCTCACCAGTCTCTTGATTCAGGATTTATTGTGTGGGTGATGTATCTGCGTCATCCCAAACTCAAAGGTGGCAGTGAAGTAGCGGTTAATGGTATCAGTCACCTAAGATTTGCTGATGGGAAAATTATTCATCATCGCGACTACTTTGATATGGGAGAGATGTTGTATGAGCACCTGCCGCTACTTGGCTCTATTATCAAGGGAATAAAAAAGAGGTTAGGACAATGA
- the lolA gene encoding outer membrane lipoprotein chaperone LolA — protein MNKIFVALLALVSVNVWASAQDVLVTRLAKTDGFSANFAQTVVSPDNEVLMQGTGKVEIARPSLFRWTTEKPDENILVSDGKTLWYYTPFVEQVSIYWQQQATEQTPFVLLTRNQASDWDKYNVIQNDDSFTLTPTDPNSTQGQFQIDINAAGTIAGFDVIEQDGQRSKFTFNHYKNEVPAKSRFVFEIPNGVEVDDQRN, from the coding sequence ATGAACAAGATTTTCGTTGCCTTATTGGCATTGGTATCAGTAAACGTCTGGGCATCAGCCCAAGACGTTTTGGTTACTCGGTTGGCAAAGACCGACGGTTTTAGTGCTAATTTTGCGCAAACTGTAGTGAGTCCAGACAACGAAGTCCTTATGCAAGGGACGGGTAAGGTTGAAATTGCACGACCTAGCTTGTTCCGTTGGACCACTGAAAAGCCCGATGAGAACATCTTAGTCTCAGATGGTAAAACGCTATGGTACTACACGCCATTTGTTGAGCAGGTCAGTATTTACTGGCAGCAACAAGCGACAGAGCAAACCCCTTTTGTGCTACTTACTCGCAATCAAGCTAGCGATTGGGATAAGTATAACGTTATACAAAATGATGACAGCTTTACGCTCACTCCAACGGATCCAAATAGTACCCAAGGGCAGTTTCAGATAGATATCAACGCCGCAGGAACCATCGCAGGTTTTGATGTGATTGAACAAGATGGTCAACGCTCTAAGTTTACCTTTAATCACTATAAGAATGAGGTTCCGGCCAAATCACGGTTTGTATTTGAGATCCCAAATGGCGTTGAGGTTGACGATCAACGCAACTAG
- a CDS encoding replication-associated recombination protein A gives MSNYQLDFSSGDDFRPLAARMRPRTLEEYIGQQHVLHPDKPLARSLRSGQLHSMILWGPPGTGKTTLAEVAAGYANAKVERVSAVTSGVKEIRAAIEKAKDNQLMGSRTILFVDEVHRFNKSQQDAFLPHIEDGTVTFIGATTENPSFELNNALLSRARVYKLQSLDGQDILEVIHQALRDKERGLGQLQANFIDESDKRLAELVSGDARMALNYLELLFDMAVEKDGIKQIDLELLAQVAGEKVARFDNKGDIWYDLISAVHKSIRGSSPDGALYWSARMLSAGCDPLYIARRLLAIASEDIGNADPRAMEVAINAWDCFTRIGPAEGERALAQAVVYLACAPKSNAVYTAWKQALDDAKQTSDLEVPHHLRNAPTQLMQDLGYGAEYRYAHDEPGAYAAGECYFPPELESRRYYYPQNRGLETKIAEKLNYLDSLDQKSTQKRYKK, from the coding sequence ATGAGTAATTATCAGTTAGATTTCTCATCAGGGGATGATTTTCGTCCATTAGCGGCCAGGATGAGACCTCGTACTCTAGAAGAATATATCGGTCAGCAACACGTTTTACATCCCGATAAACCTCTTGCAAGATCGCTCCGTTCAGGTCAGCTGCACTCCATGATCTTATGGGGACCACCAGGCACGGGGAAAACAACCCTTGCTGAGGTTGCCGCAGGCTATGCCAATGCCAAGGTAGAGCGCGTATCTGCTGTCACCTCAGGGGTAAAAGAGATCCGTGCGGCGATAGAGAAAGCAAAAGACAATCAATTAATGGGTTCTCGCACCATTTTGTTTGTGGATGAGGTGCATCGCTTTAATAAAAGCCAGCAAGATGCATTTTTGCCACATATCGAAGATGGTACGGTGACCTTTATCGGTGCGACCACTGAAAACCCTTCCTTTGAGTTAAATAACGCACTGTTATCAAGGGCTCGGGTATATAAACTTCAGTCCCTTGATGGACAAGATATCCTAGAGGTTATTCATCAAGCTTTACGTGATAAAGAGCGCGGACTAGGGCAACTTCAAGCCAACTTTATAGATGAAAGTGACAAGCGCTTAGCAGAGCTTGTAAGCGGCGATGCGCGAATGGCTCTCAATTATCTTGAGCTGCTATTTGATATGGCGGTCGAGAAAGATGGGATCAAGCAGATAGACCTTGAGCTTCTGGCTCAAGTGGCGGGTGAAAAAGTCGCTCGTTTCGATAACAAAGGCGATATTTGGTATGACTTGATATCAGCGGTTCATAAGTCTATTCGCGGCTCTAGCCCCGATGGTGCACTGTACTGGAGTGCTAGAATGCTCAGTGCTGGTTGTGACCCACTGTATATTGCTCGTCGTCTGTTGGCTATCGCTTCTGAAGATATTGGCAATGCAGACCCTAGAGCGATGGAAGTTGCGATTAATGCATGGGACTGTTTTACCCGTATTGGTCCTGCCGAAGGAGAGCGTGCTTTGGCTCAAGCGGTGGTATATTTAGCATGTGCGCCGAAAAGTAACGCAGTATATACCGCGTGGAAACAGGCACTAGATGATGCCAAGCAAACCTCTGATTTAGAGGTGCCGCATCATCTGCGTAACGCACCGACTCAGTTGATGCAAGATTTAGGCTATGGCGCTGAGTATAGATACGCCCATGATGAACCGGGAGCCTATGCCGCCGGAGAGTGTTATTTCCCTCCTGAACTGGAGTCTCGTCGCTACTACTATCCTCAAAATCGAGGATTAGAGACAAAAATTGCTGAAAAGCTAAACTATCTCGACTCTTTAGACCAAAAAAGCACGCAAAAGCGCTACAAAAAATAG
- the bioF gene encoding 8-amino-7-oxononanoate synthase: MPAFKQRIAEQIKRRQALGLERKVEAIDAGNRSQLHHQQQSFNNFSSNDYLGLAADKGLISCWQQNLARYGCGSAASPLVVGQSYAHLNLQQALCDWLDYPAAVLFNSGFSANQALLFALLEEGDTVIQDKLNHASLIEAGMLSSANMRRYPHNDMSHLSRVLGKVESSLVVTEGVFSMDGDMSPLADIASLSNLHNAWLMVDDAHGIGVLGEQGRGSCHLAGIRPQILVVTFGKALGISGAAILCDTQTADYLNNFARHFVYSTAMPPAQAATLTHAIDMVRKQQWRRDKLHELQDYFDKNMSQVEGFVQTHTPIKPLLIGRSDQALNLAQCLRDRGQWVTAIRPPTVPTNMARIRITLSASHSTNQLSELVSALHATLLTTENAK, encoded by the coding sequence ATGCCAGCGTTTAAACAACGAATCGCAGAGCAGATTAAGCGGCGACAAGCATTAGGTTTAGAACGTAAGGTTGAAGCTATCGACGCTGGAAATCGTAGTCAGCTTCACCATCAACAGCAGTCGTTTAATAACTTTTCCAGTAACGATTACCTCGGCTTGGCAGCAGATAAAGGGCTAATAAGTTGTTGGCAGCAGAATCTGGCGCGTTATGGCTGTGGGAGCGCAGCTTCACCACTGGTAGTAGGGCAGAGTTACGCGCACCTTAACCTGCAACAAGCGTTGTGTGATTGGTTAGATTACCCGGCCGCAGTATTATTCAATTCAGGATTTAGTGCCAATCAAGCGCTACTTTTTGCTCTACTTGAAGAGGGCGATACTGTTATCCAAGATAAGCTCAATCACGCCTCGTTGATAGAAGCAGGGATGCTAAGTAGTGCGAATATGCGCCGTTATCCCCACAACGATATGTCTCATCTCTCCCGGGTGTTAGGCAAAGTTGAAAGCAGTTTAGTGGTCACCGAAGGGGTGTTCAGTATGGATGGCGACATGTCGCCACTGGCAGATATTGCGTCGCTCTCCAATCTGCACAACGCTTGGTTGATGGTCGATGATGCGCATGGTATCGGTGTTTTAGGGGAGCAAGGCCGTGGAAGCTGCCACCTAGCGGGCATTCGACCACAAATACTGGTGGTTACCTTTGGCAAAGCATTAGGTATTTCTGGGGCGGCGATATTATGTGACACACAAACAGCTGATTATCTAAATAATTTTGCGCGTCACTTCGTTTATTCAACGGCTATGCCGCCGGCGCAGGCCGCAACCCTAACTCACGCCATTGATATGGTGCGCAAACAGCAATGGCGCAGAGATAAACTGCATGAGCTTCAAGACTATTTTGATAAAAATATGTCTCAGGTAGAGGGGTTTGTTCAAACCCATACCCCGATAAAGCCCTTACTTATCGGTCGCAGTGATCAGGCGCTCAATCTGGCTCAATGTTTGCGAGATCGCGGGCAGTGGGTTACCGCAATACGCCCACCAACTGTACCTACCAATATGGCAAGAATTCGTATTACCCTCAGTGCAAGCCATTCGACAAATCAACTCTCTGAACTCGTTAGTGCACTGCACGCCACACTACTAACTACGGAGAATGCGAAGTGA
- a CDS encoding SDR family NAD(P)-dependent oxidoreductase: MSAVYLVTGATSGIGEELAHRYASQGDTVWACGRNQDKLQQMADSNANILPLAFDITDLPQTKRKLADLTPLPTTWILNAGDCEYINDGVMDATLFKRVIDINVVGLANCVEACQPSWSAGHNVVIVGSIASEMALPRAEAYGASKAAVSYLARTLALDLAPKKIRVSTVYPGFVKTPLTNKNDFPMPMMVSVERAAQEIMRGIDAGQKSIYFPKRFTLLLRFIGALPYAWQSIISQKLI, from the coding sequence ATGAGCGCGGTATATCTTGTCACAGGTGCAACCTCAGGTATTGGTGAGGAGCTGGCCCATCGTTACGCCTCTCAAGGCGATACCGTTTGGGCTTGTGGGCGCAACCAAGACAAGTTGCAACAGATGGCGGACTCGAATGCCAACATTCTACCTTTGGCTTTTGATATCACCGACCTTCCTCAGACCAAGCGCAAGCTTGCCGACCTGACTCCTTTACCAACCACGTGGATACTCAACGCAGGTGACTGCGAATATATCAATGATGGCGTGATGGACGCCACGCTATTTAAGCGTGTTATCGATATCAACGTAGTTGGGCTCGCCAATTGCGTTGAGGCGTGCCAACCCTCTTGGAGTGCAGGTCATAATGTGGTTATAGTCGGGTCAATTGCCAGTGAAATGGCTCTTCCTCGGGCTGAGGCATATGGAGCGTCTAAGGCTGCGGTGAGTTATTTAGCTCGCACTTTGGCGCTCGATCTCGCACCAAAAAAAATTCGAGTCTCTACTGTCTATCCAGGTTTTGTAAAAACCCCTTTGACCAATAAAAACGACTTCCCAATGCCAATGATGGTATCCGTTGAGCGTGCAGCGCAAGAGATAATGCGCGGCATTGATGCCGGGCAAAAATCCATCTATTTTCCGAAGCGGTTTACTTTACTGCTACGTTTTATAGGAGCGCTTCCATATGCGTGGCAGTCGATAATTTCTCAAAAACTGATATAG
- the bioB gene encoding biotin synthase BioB, producing MQIRHDWTIDEVQQLLAQPFMDLVFQAQTIHRQFQQPNYVQVSTLLSIKTGACPEDCKYCPQSAHYRTDVDKERLMEVEKVLEAAQKAKQSGSTRFCMGAAWKNPKSRDMPLLTDMIKGVKSLGLETCMTLGMLTPAQANELSQAGLDYYNHNLDTSPEYYGNIITTRTYQDRLDTLAHVRDSGMKICSGGIIGMGEGLADRAGLLSELANLPVHPESVPINMLVKVKGTPLEEAQDVEPFEFIKLIAAARIMMPESAVRLSAGREKMNEQMQALCFLAGANSVFYGCKLLTTPNPDEDSDMQLFKKLGINSQAVSQKPDQVQESDLLDQVIERVAARPTADDLFYDASV from the coding sequence GTGCAAATACGTCACGATTGGACCATTGATGAGGTTCAACAATTATTAGCCCAACCCTTCATGGATCTTGTGTTTCAAGCGCAAACTATCCACCGTCAATTTCAACAGCCTAACTATGTTCAAGTCAGCACCTTGCTATCAATTAAAACCGGTGCGTGTCCTGAAGACTGCAAATATTGTCCACAAAGTGCTCATTACCGTACCGATGTTGATAAAGAGCGTTTGATGGAGGTTGAAAAGGTTTTAGAAGCTGCACAAAAAGCCAAACAATCAGGCTCAACGCGCTTTTGTATGGGAGCTGCATGGAAGAACCCAAAGTCCCGAGATATGCCGCTATTGACTGACATGATTAAAGGCGTGAAGTCGCTGGGTCTTGAAACCTGCATGACCTTAGGTATGTTGACCCCGGCACAAGCCAATGAGCTGTCACAAGCAGGGCTTGATTACTACAACCACAACCTTGATACGTCACCAGAATACTACGGCAATATCATCACCACCCGAACCTATCAAGACCGTTTAGATACCCTGGCCCATGTACGCGATTCTGGGATGAAGATCTGCTCTGGTGGAATTATTGGTATGGGCGAAGGATTGGCCGATCGCGCTGGGTTATTGTCAGAGCTGGCTAACTTGCCGGTACACCCTGAGAGCGTGCCTATTAATATGCTAGTCAAGGTTAAGGGGACGCCGCTAGAAGAGGCGCAAGATGTGGAGCCGTTCGAGTTCATTAAACTGATTGCGGCAGCTCGTATCATGATGCCTGAGTCTGCGGTTCGCTTATCGGCTGGTCGTGAGAAAATGAATGAGCAGATGCAAGCATTGTGCTTCTTAGCAGGGGCTAATTCGGTATTTTACGGTTGCAAACTGTTGACCACACCTAACCCAGATGAAGACAGTGATATGCAGCTGTTTAAAAAGTTAGGTATTAATAGCCAAGCGGTTTCTCAAAAGCCCGATCAGGTTCAGGAAAGCGACTTACTAGACCAAGTAATTGAGCGTGTTGCGGCACGTCCAACCGCGGATGATCTATTTTACGATGCCAGCGTTTAA